TATACCGGCCCCAGCTCCACTCCTGACACTACCATCTTTTTCCCCACCAACGGCTCCACTAGCACCAGATCCGACTGCACCCCTAACACCAGCCCCACCACCAATTCCACCTTCTTCTCTCACACCTACTCCAATTCCACCACAAATACTACCACCTACTCCAGCTCCATCACCAAAGCCACCTGCACTAGTCCCTTTCCCTATTTCTCCATCAGAACCGACATCAACATCAGTTCCTCTTTTTCCTCCAACGATTCCTTTGCCTACTCTGGCACCAACACCTGCACTGACACCTGCACCTGCACTTATTCCACCCATAATTCCTCTACCAACCCCGACCCCAGCTCCACCACCAGTCCCAGCTCCTCCTTTCCCTCCACCAATTCCTTTGCCTACTCGGGCACCGGCACCAGCTCCAATGCCACCACTTCCTTTTGTATGACATGTGTTTTCACCTCCATTGGTTCCTTTGACAATTCCTGCACCGGCACCAACACCGATTCCACCCACCTTACCACCACCTACGTTAGCCTTAGATCCACTACTAATTCCAGCTCCTCTTTTTCCACTGCCTGTGTCTCCACCTCCATTGTTTCCTTTGTGTTTTCCTTCACTATTTTCATCCACAATACGACCTCCCTTCCCATTTCCACCTTTACTCCCATCTCCAACTCCTTTGTGGTGATTATTTGTGTTTTCCTTCACTATTTTTATGTTGGGTTCCGTCTGTGCTTCCTCCCACACCGCTTCCAACAACTTCACATCTAACGCTACCACCTCCgacaccaccaccgccaccattTTTGGTACAATTATGCTCGACTTCAACATTTTGTCCCAACTTCCTGGCCTCCCCACATCCCACAACCGAAATGACAAACACAACCACCATATATGGTTTCACAACCATTTTGATTACATCGCAAAGAAAATTACTAAAATTGCAACACTATATATAGCCAATTCACTTAACCTACATATTAGTTGTCACCATAAATATTGTAGGCAACTAATATCTCCTTCAATAAATGTACCACTTTTAGATAACTTTCCGTTTTTCAAGGTCGAATACTaaggatgtcaatcgggccgacccatcgggtttcgggccagccctactcaggttgcgggtcaatcgggggcgggctaatcgggttgtgaattctttcgggttgtaaaagttcaaccctaaccctaaaagctcgggtttcgggctagcccagcgggttaatcgggttgctaccgataagattaacatgcgatcaatccaataaataatgataaaaattagttatattcataaaatgtaaaatatttaattatgataaatttgagatatatggccaaactcaatcataaacatgatcaaatactaaaatttgagatattttgtgaaattataatgcatgttttagaaatttaaatattttttaagtgaatttgaagtttttaatttatttatcaattattatattaataaaaaatcaatataaaatttgtatatttaatataaaattgaaagttatttttttagttatctatattataaaattaatcaatgaagtgtcgaattaggagtaaaaaatagaataatagaaattttatcgggttttcaggccagcccatcgggttttcgggtctagccctaatgggtcgcgggttaatcgggtgcgggctaatcgggtttaatttttatcgggctagaaatttctagccctaaccctataaatttggcgggctattcgggtcagcccacggattgcgggctacattgacatccctatcgAATACCCATGCTTATGCGTGATAATTCCATCATTGCATTCCCTCTCTATTTTTATGTATAAATAGTAGCATTTTTA
This portion of the Salvia splendens isolate huo1 chromosome 10, SspV2, whole genome shotgun sequence genome encodes:
- the LOC121752767 gene encoding glycine-rich cell wall structural protein-like — its product is MVAVVVSEVVALDVKLLEAVWEEAQTEPNIKIVKENTNNHHKGVGDGSKGGNGKGGRIVDENSEGKHKGNNGGGDTGSGKRGAGISSGSKANVGGGKVGGIGVGAGAGIVKGTNGGENTCHTKGSGGIGAGAGARVGKGIGGGKGGAGTGGGAGVGVGRGIMGGISAGAGVSAGVGARVGKGIVGGKRGTDVDVGSDGEIGKGTSAGGFGDGAGVGGSICGGIGVGVREEGGIGGGAGVRGAVGSGASGAVGGEKDGSVRSGAGAGISGGIGVGIGTGIGGGLGERNDGTVGSGLGGCIGGGIRGGIGAGAGAGLGGEKYGNIGSGAEVGIGGGIEGGIGAGGRWWKLE